Part of the Vulpes vulpes isolate BD-2025 chromosome 13, VulVul3, whole genome shotgun sequence genome, CTGCCCTTACTAACATATCCCTACTATTTTGAGATTTCAGGGGGTAAAGAATAAAGTGACTAGGGCTCTTCTGGGCAATTTTTctataatcataataaatataacaacTCTTTATACTGTGCAGGTTGTGTGCACTCATGATAGAGGGTTTGGATAATAAAGCAGGCGTGAATAAATGGAAGTGCTGTGTCATGTCACCCAGAGATGGTGACGATTAAAATCTTGAGGTTGTTTTCCTACATTTTGTGTGTACTTGTATAAGTGTATGTTTGGGTgttttttatttgacaaaattgTTAATGTGTTTAGAGGAGTTTAAGTGCCAAATAATTTGATTTAGTGTTTAGTTTCATACTCGAGGAATAAAGGATAGAAATAAGAGAGGAAAGGTAATTTCTCTCCCCTTGATGTTCCATAATTCTATTTGTATCATCTGTTAGCCACTTTAGCACATATTGGCTTACACCTAAAATACATGCTAGGAcagctggattttttttgtaTCCCTGTTGATTTTCAGAGTATATATAGCTTAGTGACACttaatggaaaaaagaagaatagaGATAAGGTAGAGCtataaaagaaaaggagacagagggaagaagTAGGGTGGCTttgttgtgtttatttctttttaaacagagaTACTTGGCTCTGAAAGGGAGATTTGTATTTAGCCTGACTCTTCTAGGCCTGGCTTATTTCTTTTAGGCTTTGGGCCATTGCTAATTTTCCAGCTGATATAATACAACCCATGCTTTATTGAGAAGATAAGTATCTTGACTTTTGTTCAGCGCTTATCCAATTTTGTGTTTGCATGTATTTGTTTGGAGTGTGggagttttaaaaacatagagttgttatttaaatttattttttagctgtaatattttaaatataagatgaaaaaaaatgaaatttcttttgtttttaaataaaataggtagCTTTGCAGTTTGGGGAGGTTTATTTTCCATGATTGACTGCAGTATGGTTCAagtcagagggaaagaagatCCCTGGAACTCCATCACAAGTGGTGCCTTAACAGGAGCCATACTGGCAGCAAGAAGTAAGCAATCATTACAAACTAGTAGAagcaagactttttaaaaaccttatcgGTCTTAACTTAGTGATATCTGTAATACATAAAACTGAGCACTGTTTAATTTAGTATAGCATGAATATATATGGTGATTTGGGGTAAAAATAAGAGTATCTATTCATTTGGAATgtttgagaatgagagagcatgTGGTTCTGATCTATACAGTGGTTAAGAGCAGTTCAGGTTCAggttctgccatttactagtgTGTGACTGGGCAGTTTGCCAAATTTCTTGTGTCATAGTTTCCTCATTGGTACTCTGGAGTTAATAATCCTACCTGCCATGTAGCATTGTTATGAGTAAAGAGCTTAGAACCACCTTCTGGATCTCTGGGACAGAAAGCAATCCAGAATTTTGGGGGAATTTAGTGGTTTAGGCcaaggatcagcaaactttttctgtaaagggccagatggtaagTATTTTAAGACTTTCTGGACTGTGAGGTCTTTGTCAAATACTCAGCTTTACAACTGtaacatgaaagcagccatagattaTATGTAGAAGAATGAGCATGACTGTGCTAATAAGACTTCACATAAACAGACAGTGGGCTGGATTTGACCTAAGGGCCTTAGTTTGTTGACACCTGGTTTTAGTCACTGAGAAAGGGGTTTGGGAATGTGGGTAGCATGTAGCCGTATGGACAGCTGTTTACTAAGTCTTTTATTAAACTAGTTTTCTACTAAAGTAATCTCTTTGTTATTAATGTATTCAGATGGACCAGTGGCTATGGTTGGGTCAGCTGCGATGGGTGGCATTCTCCTAGCTTTAATTGAAGGAGCTGGTATCTTGTTGACAAGATTTGCCTCTGCACAGTTTCCCAATGGTGAGTCTTCCTGTTTACTGCCATATCTCAAACACTGGAATGCCCTCTTGATGTTTAGAGAAAACCTAGCTTTCTGCTAAAACGTGGTGGTTTGTGATTTCTACATTTGCCGTGGTTTATGAGGGTTATGATAATAGGCCCTGATTCTATTTGAAAAGGTGGATGTGGATACAATTATTGTGTTTAACCACAGTAACCAAAATGCTTTGGTTAGATAGTTTGCTATTGATCTTTCTTACAGTTCTTAGGTTTTACCAGTGCTCATGTGCTTATTCTTAGAAATTACCAGTTATTTTAGAGGGGCTTGAAAAAGATCGATCCTTGCAGATGTGTAACAATAATGGTAGTTCGTCAGCAACCTCTTAATTATAcatgtatgtgccaggcactggacaGGATGCTGGGATATAGTGGTAAATAAGGACTTTAATTCCTGTGGGAGAAGACCAACTGACATGTTAACAGATAAATGAGATTTCATTGTGTTGCTTGCTTTGGAGAGAATGAAATAGAGTGGAAGAAAGTGGCTATGTTTTGAGAAATCACTAGGGTTGGCAGGGAAATTTTTTTGAGAAGTTGGTAAAATAATTTGTTGCTAATTGTTCCTCTTAACCGATGTATAGAGAAAAGTTAAATTGTGGGCAAGGTGATCGTTACATGGTCATGAAATACCTGCTCAGCTGTTAAATTGTGCACCTTCTGGTAACTGCAGAAAACTTCTGTTGCCTGTAAAGAGCCAACATTCCCTTTGTCTATAGAGGGGCAATATTCCTTGATATTGGAAGGAAGCAGAAAGATAATCATGAagattttaataggaaaaatttGACCTggcatttggggaaggaaatatGCAGAATAGCGACACAcgttgaaaattatttttggagcTTGGAAAAGATTCAGCATAGAGTTAGGAATAGATCATAGCTCCTAGTTTGATATGATTTCCCTGAGGCACCTAGCAAGAGATTCAGTGTCTTTTTGGCACAGTTGTCAAACACTGCTCAGTAGATGCCAGGGATGATCTAGGGACCTCCTGGATCCTCTCaacttctgttcttattttttgatCATTTAATAATCTTCTGAGTTAATAATCTTCTGATGtgcattttctaattttgctttttaatttgtttgtacCACTTTCCGGTAGAAGATTTCACATAAAACATcagaaaagtttcatttttccAGAAATTCAGAGACTGATATAACAAAAACACGAGTTACATTgcctatttaactttttttttttttttttttttttaattttattttatttatgatagtcatacagagagaaagagagagaggcagagacacaggcagagggagaagcaggctccatgcaccgggagcctgatgtgggattcgatcccgggtctccaggatcgcgccctgggccaaaggcaggcgccaaaccgctgcgccacccagggatccctaacttttttttttaagtaggttctttGCCAagcttggggcttgaactcatgaccccaaggtcaatcatgttctactgactgagctagccaggcacccagGTTACATTGTCTTGTAGAAATTAGTCTTGGTTATTTTGCTTTAGCATTTTTTCctggagaaaaatctttaaaagatagtgcattttatttgagacaggagATGTGTTTCTGAAAAGCTGTTTTGGGGAGAAATCTTTGAAGAGTTCAACTATTTTTCTAGTTGAcatgaaaaagtttttaaaaatgaaaaaaatgaggtaaaaCTGTACCTAAGTAATAAAGGTTATCTTCAGTTTATCTGTTTCACCCAgtattttctctagttttctgAAAAGAACAGATAATGCTtttgtagtgaaaaaaaaaaaaaaatcattggattgAAGCATTGGAAAGCTTCGGGGAATTTTACCACTGCCCTCTTTGTCTCTTTACAGTTGTTTTAGTCTGCTTTAGTTTCCTTGAGGAAAATAGTTGTGATCATTCccataaaagtctttttttttttttttttttttttagaaccacattttttttggagcgcgtgggtggcttagttaagcatccaactcttggtttcagctctggtcttgatctctgggttacgagattgagccccatgtccatcTCCTTGcccagcccagagtctgcttaagtctctctctctctctccctccctccactccctgccccactcactctctctttcaaataaataaatcttcttaataaaaaaacaaccattttttttattagtttacaGGCCCTCTCATcctttgaaaactaaaaattacaaGACTTTGTTCTACAGCAAGCTAGGGGATGTCTTCCCTTTTCAGAATTCATTCTCTATTTAATTGGCTGTATAAACTGGATTACTGATTTCTCTTAAAACATGACTAAGGTACTTaaactttgtaaaaataattttaaatagctaCTGAAAAATATGTCAAGAGGTGTGAGATTCTTCTCATCTTCGTAGCAGCTTGTTacagcaattattttaaaaacttgaattcACTTCTTGCTATAATTAATCCATCTGACTTTCCTGGCATAACAGTGGAGAGCTGTTCATTCTGGAGCATAAGGGAAGCCAGGCTGTCATGTTCTACCAAATTTGGAGGCACTCTCATGAGAATTAGGCCGTAGAGATTTCAGAGGACAGCTCTAAGGTAGCaagcatgttatttttattgagtTGACTGATTTACTCTCTACAAAAacttgttctttttaattataatattcaggtggtttttaagatgcttttctttcttaattgcaGGTCCTCAGTTTGCTGAAGACCCCTCTcagttgccttcagcccagttaCCATCCTCACCTTTTGGAGACTATCGACAATACCAATAGGACTTCTTTCCCAGGATTTCTTTAACAGAATGAGCTGTAGTTCAAGAAGGAATTTCAGAAGATAAGTTACAGTCTGTTTTTAAAACCATAGGTGGGACAGCTATAGCCAAACAGGCTTTGAAGAGAcatttagctctttttttctatttaaaagaacatttggGGGGGGATGTTAAAAgacaatacatttatttattcacacgtGGATTgcatttgtgataaaaataaatgtctaatatctgtaaaagaaaatataataaatgcttaGAAGATGAAGGACCAAAGGGCAAATCAAGAGTGACCATCATTTTCTTGGGGATTTCTCTGCCTGGTTTTGTGTGTCCTGTCAAACAATAAAAAACTAgaacttgctttttcttttaagataagtTGTAGAGTTCTACTCTTCATtctcaaatattcaaataatgcAAAGTTGAATGTTGAATATTGCATGTTTTATAGTTAGGCTCTCGTCTCACTTGAAGTAAAATATGTATGAGAAGAATTATGCAGAGTTAACATGGATCATTTCTCAGTAAATACTTTATGGATTGAGGGTTAAAATACCCTTTACTTTGAAAGTAAAATATGATATTTCTTGGTTTTGAAGATGTCAGATGTAAAACTTTCTTTACCTTTGAGgctcctgtgtctttttttttttttttttaaggatttacttatttatttagagagccagggtgtaggggcagaaggagagggagagagaatcccaagcagactctgtgctgagcatggagcccaacacggggctcgatcccacaaccctgagatcatgacccaagctgaaatcaagagtcagacgctcaatcaactgagccacccaggcacccctcctgtgTCTTGGTTCTTGATCATCACCATCCTCACCAGAAACAACTTCTTGCAATTCTACCCAATTCTGTATGAGAAGAATTCATGGAGGGTATAGTAGCCCTGGAAAAGTTTGGTGTTTATTgtgtgcttaaaaataaaatgtatgctgATTTTAGTATTCCAAGTCCCCAGAAGCTATTCTTCATAAAGGGTGTGATTTGGGGTCTGATTGGGCCTGGAAAATGGATTAGCATTTCAGAATAGGCCATTTTTCTGCTTGTATTGGAAATGACATGTGGCCTTACAGAAGGCAGGAGGCTATTACCCATTTGCCTACGTCTGTGTGAAATGGAGAACAAATCCATGTAGCTGTGGTGAACACACATTTATCTTTTGGCCCAATGCCATACACATGGTAAGCATGTAATTACTAATTGTGATCTGATCTTTTGTATCTggtataaaatactatttatgcTTTAACCATTTGTAAGTACAGAGTTCACTGACATTTAAATACAGTCCAATATTGTATAGTCATCACAATTATGTATatccaaaactttttcattatcacCAACATAAATTCTGTACCCATTGAACAATAGCTTCTCATTCTCAAGCTTGCCAGGGGCCTGGCATCCACAGTCCTGCTTCCTGTCTCTGAATTTGCCTACTAGGTATCtcttataagtgaaatcatacagtgtttgtcttttgtcttatttcacttagcatagtgtttaaAGGTCCATTTATGTTGTAACATAtgcaaaaatttcttttttgggggtagctgattattccattgtatgtatataccacgtTTTATTTACGCATCCATTGAGGGAtgtttgggttgcttccaccttttgactgtattgtgaatactgctgtgaacatgggttaGTCCCTGCTTACAGTTCTTTAGGATGTatgtatacctaggagtggattGCTGGGGCACGTGGTAGTACTATGTTTAACTTTGTGAAGAACCACCGAACttctccacagcagctgcaccattttatgttcccaccagcaatgcacaagggctctagtttctccacatccttgccaacatttattttccttttaaaaaaattatagccacCCTAGTatgtgtgaagtggtatctcggGCTGAATTTACAGTCTTCCTAATGACATGTGGTActgtgcttattggccacttgtGTATCAGCTTTGGAGATTTGTATTTAAGTCTATAGCTCTGACTTGCACGAGTACAAGGACATGTCTATCGAAAGAGCAATTCAAAGCTGAGGACGTGTTGAATTGCGTACAGTCCTCAAAGTCTCCTACATCCCTTCTCTTAAATGGTGTATCAGTTTGGAAAATAAGTTCCTTTCTTAGGAGTTCTGATTCTTTTAAGATTGTGTATATGTGATGCATGCTGAtatgtttttgtcattttatggGTTAACTCTGGAATCTTCAACTCAGCATATCTGAAGCAAGCCTTAGTTACAGGTGAATTTCTGGAATTAGTGAAGtagagaaaaaatttgaaaaagatggaaaaccagttatttttaaagaattttactttttttaattattttttttagaggaggGGCTACAGAAGgcgaaggagagagaatcttaagcagaatcgacacccagcacagagcccgacttgaggctcaaattcatgaccctaagatcatgacctgagcctaaatcacgAGTcggatatttaaccaactgagtcacccaggtgccccaaagagaagaatttcaaattttattccaCTGTCTGCAGGACACTAGATTGAATAAAACCTTGCCAGTATGTTCCCCAggcttcctgcctctctcctcctcagTTGATATCCCCCTTACTCTTTACCTCTTGCTTAGGAGAGGCTTTGCTCTTGTGGAAAAGGCTTTCTACCTTTAATGCTAGAGCCTGGCTTGAGGGCAGTGGTTCAGACTTCTCTGGAGATGAGAGGTAGTGAAAGAAGgtgtaaaatggggaaaacaaactttattcctttatttttctgcttgAAACCACACGGAGCATCTGTGGTGTTCCTGGCACAGGTGTTTTGTAACAACCCAAGAGCTTCTGTGCTGTTTCCTCAGCCTGCCCCCCCTCTTTGCTAGCTCATTCCCAGCTCGGGTGCCTTCTCTGCAGTCTAGCAGGAGTGCTCGGATTGAGCCCAGGTCTTTCCCTATGTGTTGTCACACTCAGCACAGTAGGAGGAGATTGCCAGGGGAGTTTTACAGGGAACACTCATGCCTGCCACCTAGTTTCTATTAATCTTTTTCAATTGTAGCAAACAATAGAAAACTaggtttagattttattctatttttatttttaaagatttttacttatttattcatgagagacacagagagaaagagaggcagagacacgggtagagagggagcagcaggctccatgcagggagcccgacatgggacgtgatccccggtctccaggatcaggccctgggctgaaggcggtgctaaaccgctgagccaccagggctgccctaggtttAGATTTTAATAAACGTCTTAAAACACCGACTTGAagtttgtaataaatattttaaaactaattttggtATACTAAAGTAGAGCCCAGAATAAGAGCTAAAATAACCAAGTTGTTTTAATGATCACAGTAAATAAttggagaaagaagcagaccgAGAGGGGGTTTCTCCCTAGGTCTTTCCTGGAATAATGGAGTGAGTTGCTCAGTTTCAAGGTTGAAATGCCCGTCTGAAAGATCCCATCTGCTCTGCCATTTTTGATGAGTCTCTGACAGTTGGTGTGAAATTGGCATGTGATCATTTCTGAGTCAGGGTTTGGAAGACGTGCGGGTACAGCTGCATCTACTACTGAAAGCGCGTCTGTTGTCATAGATGAAATGTCTGCAGTTCCGAAAGCGTGGTCATAGCTCCACCCTGTGGTGTGCTAGTCCCCGTTAAAGCTGTCTCCATTCTCTGATCTCCCCGTGGGTCAGCACGCTACACGCAGCCTGTGTTTGTAACTCGTCGGAACACGGCCGCGTCCTTCCACGTTTGTGCTGTGGCTGCGCTCTTGCTTCGACGGCAGAGTAGACTAACGGTAAGAAAGACGGGCCTGCAGCCAGCACGAGAGAGGCAGGATTGAGTCTCAGTAGCTGCTACAATTGAGCTTCTTGAGGACAGGAATGCATTTCATAATAGGTACTTGTTAAATATTGAGCGAATGAGCAAATTATAAGCAGATGTGTCTGTACCCAATTTAAAAGTCTGAAACGTTTCAAAGAAGTTCTTATGAGATATTTCAGGCacacaaatgtaattttaaacatACCCATGTACCATCCATGTTGCCCAAGAAAGAAAACCTGCATCAGGCAGTTGAAGCCTCTTGTGTGTGGCCCCCTGATTCCATTCACCCACCTCCCCACAGGAATCAGCTATTATCCTGAATTTGATTATTGGCATtgccatgtatttatttttaattgatcacTTTAATCTGAgacaattttagatttacagagaaATCGCAGAAATAGAATTTCAGTATACTTTTTGTGCtgctttcctttatgttttttttctttttttttttttttcctttatgttttaacATCTGACATGACCGTAACACCACGACCAAAACTAAGACATTCACATTGGTCATATTAACTAAACTATAGACTTTCTTTGAATCTCATCAGCTTTtttctgtaatttcctttttctgtttcaggatctAGTACACAATGCCAAATTCTATTTGTCGTCCCGTCTCCTTAATCTCTTCCAACTTATGAcaatttctcagtctttccttgtttgtgatgatatttttgtttgtgaGGATACTGTTATTTTGAAGAAACCCTCAGTTTGCATTTGTCTAGTGTTTTCCCAAGGTTATGCATTATTAGAAAGGACAGCACACAGATCTGCCTTCTCAGTGCATCTTGTCAGGGGGCAGATGATGTCTGTATTTATTACTGGTGATGCTGACGTCGATCACTTGATTAAGGAGGTATCTGCTGgctttctccactgtaaaattacCACTTTCCCCTTGGTAATAAATATCTGGGTCGGGGTGGGGGCAGATACTTTGCAAATgtcatgtttttttaaacatttgcccACTAACTGCCACGTGgctgtgatttttctgtttttctcatacCTTCTGCATTAATTGGAATTCTGTAAGAGctgcctcttttctctcatttgtttattcagttaCTTATTTATGTTACTATAGATTCATGGGTCTTTATTTGGAGGCCATAACCCAGTACTAGTATTTATTTGCTCGGGTTGTTCTAAC contains:
- the TIMM17A gene encoding mitochondrial import inner membrane translocase subunit Tim17-A codes for the protein MEEYAREPCPWRIVDDCGGAFTMGTIGGGIFQAIKGFRNSPVGVNHRLRGSLTAIKTRAPQLGGSFAVWGGLFSMIDCSMVQVRGKEDPWNSITSGALTGAILAARNGPVAMVGSAAMGGILLALIEGAGILLTRFASAQFPNGPQFAEDPSQLPSAQLPSSPFGDYRQYQ